The following are encoded together in the Corticium candelabrum chromosome 1, ooCorCand1.1, whole genome shotgun sequence genome:
- the LOC134197181 gene encoding mediator of RNA polymerase II transcription subunit 21-like has translation MADRVTQLQDSVNELAEHFCNSVGVLQMPQQPGEQAAASENAKLFSSLIARKAKDIDALINSLPSADCSAEIQAENLKLLEKQNQDLSAKLERAVEHGEGLLKDIRHALHVIAKSQLESASYL, from the exons ATGGCAGACAGAGTCACACAGTTACAAGATTCAGTAAACGAG TTAGCTGAACATTTCTGCAATTCTGTTGGAGTGCTGCAAATGCCACAGCAACCAGGAGAGCAAGCTGCTGCATCAG AAAATGCTAAACTGTTTTCTTCCTTGATTGCACGTAAAGCAAAAGACATTGATGCTCTGATTAACTCACTTCCCAGTGCTGATTGCTCGGCAGAAATTCAA GCAGAAAATTTGAAACTGCTGGAAAAACAGAATCAGGATTTGTCAGCAAAGCTTGAAAGAGCAGTAGAACATGGAG AAGGTTTGCTGAAAGACATTCGGCATGCTTTACACGTGATTGCGAAGAGTCAGCTGGAATCTGCTTCTTATCTGTGA
- the LOC134186712 gene encoding uncharacterized protein LOC134186712, producing the protein MPSSRSARRFVQLLAGQLATARRIDEKEKLQETFVAAVTDLPEGPLKTSLLSDIKRHAEQLIVHVAKEVKLRQSTAADFSSSKTPLYNILVDGGIQSCLRSWDSKDPETRMALGREVLASSLMSEELQLVLDELLKYEDNMASVIVAAGHLDFCKRVLLGLSSLESINVVLRKALQLLSEIADTSEDGEDTWLVLYTALYELLTQISFKMSSLHFKSPDYLPAYHDIVAALLSHLLDVVAAVSRQWDVNVQKEEQGKVSSLAIRCCVNSLPHLSDVILQTSFLSCFETASVMSSIYQVLISHVPNPVTVQEYIKFVAALRHVNKTYQLKAGDGDAVSNLAKVAAALSVPQKMRQVLEQAEKRLSKPCHALSDTELTSHLLNSTDDDDIELLLDLVMESPLDEQRQDKMNLSLEAIGAGSADSNDSDGGSRHESQTFFVDSVGDPKLAVDYDDSDDKSSHFSENEGDELLTTIADADESEVLISKEVELSQAESCTNRVVTRGQKRDRKRIRDADVSGDMRRPTTTGTSSLSSRIKKRKRKETTTVNDSTM; encoded by the exons ATGCCTTCCTCTCGTTCTGCTCGTAGGTTCGTGCAGCTGCTAGCGGGTCAGCTCGCTACAG CTCGTCGAATTGATGAAAAGGAGAAATTACAAGAAACATTTGTAGCTGCTGTGACGGACTTGCCAGAAGGACCTTTGAAAACTTCATTGCTTTCTGACATCAAGAGACATGCGGAACAACTTATAGT ACATGTAGCCAAAGAGGTGAAGCTGAGACAGTCAACAGCAGCTGACTTTTCATCTTCAAAG ACTCCGTTGTACAATATTCTAGTAGATGGTGGTATTCAATCTTGTTTAAGGTCGTGGGACAGTAAAGATCCTGAAACAAGGATGGCACTTG GTAGAGAAGTCTTAGCAAGCAGTTTAATGAGTGAAGAGCTGCAGTTAGTTCTAGATGAGCTACTCAAGTATGAA GATAATATGGCTTCTGTGATTGTGGCTGCTGGTCATCTCGACTTTTGCAAGCGTGTATTGTTGGGATTGTCATCACTAGAG TCTATTAATGTTGTACTAAGGAAAGCACTACA ATTGCTATCTGAGATAGCCGACACCAGTGAAGATGGAGAAGATACATG GCTTGTTCTGTACACTGCACTGTATGAATTGCTGACTCAGATTAGCTTCAAAATGTCATCTCTTCATTTCAAG AGTCCAGACTACCTGCCAGCGTACCATGATATTGTTGCAGCTCTACTTTCTCATCTCCTTGACGTTGTGGCAGCTGTTTCAAG ACAGTGGGATGTGAATGTACAGAAGGAAGAGCAAGGGAAAGTGTCCTCTCTAGCTATTCGATGTTGTG TTAACTCACTACCTCACTTATCCGATGTCATTCTTCAAACGTCATTCTTGTCATGTTTTGAGACTGCTAGTGTAATGTCATCAATCTATCA AGTTTTGATTTCTCATGTTCCTAATCCAGTAACAGTACAGGAGTACATAAA ATTTGTGGCTGCTCTTCGACATGTAAATAAAACTTACCAGTTGAAAGCTGGGGATGGTGATGCAGTCAGTAATCTAGCAAAG GTTGCTGCTGCTTTGTCGGTTCCTCAAAAAATGAGACAAGTCTTGGAGCAGGCAGAGAAGCG gTTAAGCAAACCGTGTCATGCATTGTCAGACACGGAACTCACATCTCATCTGCTAAATTCTACTGACGATGATGATATTGAACTGTTGCTTGAT CTTGTTATGGAATCACCGCTGGATGAACAAAGACAGGACAAGATGAACTTATCACTAGAAGCGATAGGAGCTGGTAGCGCTGACAGTAACGATTCTGATGGTGGCTCCAGGCATGAGAGTCAGACGTTTTTTGTGGATTCAGTTGGAGATCCTAAACTTGCAGTTGACTATGAT GACAGTGATGATAAGTCATCCCACTTTTCTGAGAATGAAGGAGATGAGCTGCTAACTACAATTGCAGATGCTGACGAGTCAGAAGTGTTAATAAGCAAAGAGGTTGAATTATCACAAGCAGAGAGCTGTACTAACAGAGTGGTGACCCGTGGGCAAAAAAGAGACAGGAAAAGAATAAGGGATGCAGATGTGTCTGGTGATATGAGAAGGCCAACTACAACTGGCACAAG CTCCTTGTCTAGTCGAATTAAGAAGAGAAAAAGGAAAGAGACAACAACAGTCAACGACTCTACCATGTGA
- the LOC134197201 gene encoding malectin-like, which translates to MSMRNLRPSLMDKIFVSVLLVAIQQVAGTGEVMFAVNCGGDAHTDVNGIHYERDAATVGTASEFGRGSPIRRIAEADQILYQTERYHTNTFAYYVPIEENGDYILILKFSEVYFTSGNQKVFDVFLNDKHLVVSNLDIFNKVGRGVAHDEYIPFSINDGMLHVNGQTSPLSLDGKFSINFAKGISDNPKINAIAVLRGDLNDVPRLREWPDPDVSLEQDAQPPEAATEKTKFKKTSGPKAANPYDEDESWLLPIFIAIGVFIPTVICLCRV; encoded by the exons atgagcatgcgcaatttGCGGCCAAGCCTAATGGATAAGATCTTCGTCAGTGTGTTACTTGTTGCAATTCAGCAggtagctggtactggagaaGTGATGTTTGCAGTTAACTGCGGTGGTGACGCTCACACGGATGTAAATGGTATTCACTATGAGAGAGACGCAGCGACTGTTGGAACGGCAAGTGAATTTGGTCGCGGCAGTCCTATCCGACGAATAGCAGAAGCAGATCAAATACTCTACCAAACAGAACGCTATCATACCAATACATTTGCTTACTACGTACCTATTGAGGAGAACGGCGACTACATTCTTATTCTCAAGTTCTCGGAAGTTTATTTCACCAGCGGAAATCAAAAA GTATTTGATGTGTTTTTGAATGACAAACACTTGGTTGTCTCAAATCTGGACATTTTCAACAAAGTCGGACGAGGAGTAGCACACGACGAGTACATAccattttcaataaatgatggCATGCTGCATGTCAACGGACAGACATCACCTCTCTCACTAGATGGAAAATTCAGTATCAATTTTGCGAAG GGCATCAGCGATAATCCTAAGATCAATGCTATTGCAGTGTTACGTGGCGATCTAAATG ATGTTCCTCGATTACGTGAGTGGCCTGATCCAGATGTAAGTCTAGAACAAGACGCACAACCTCCAGAAGCAGCAACAGAGAAGACTAAGTTCAAGAAGACGTCGGGTCCGAAAGCTGCTAATCCGTATGATGAAGATGAGAGCTGGCTTTTACCTATCTTTATAGCGATTGGCGTGTTTATTCCAACTGTCATATGTTTATGCCGTGTATAG
- the LOC134197212 gene encoding large ribosomal subunit protein P2-like, with protein MRYVAAYLLAVLGGNNSPNAQDIKKILGSVGIDVDDDKLAKVIGELNGKDVNEVIAEGQTRLATVSFGGVAAAGSASAAAQKEDAPAAAEEKEEKPEEDEESDEDMGFGLFD; from the coding sequence ATGCGTTACGTAGCCGCCTACCTGTTGGCAGTTCTCGGTGGAAACAATAGCCCGAACGCGCAAGACATCAAGAAGATTCTCGGCAGCGTTGGAATCGATGTGGATGACGACAAACTCGCGAAAGTCATCGGAGAATTGAATGGGAAAGATGTGAACGAAGTGATTGCCGAAGGCCAGACGAGGCTCGCTACCGTGTCATTCGGTGGCGTTGCCGCTGCCGGATCAGCCAGTGCGGCGGCGCAGAAAGAAGATGCCCCTGCGGCTGCTGAAGAAAAGGAGGAGAAACCAGAGGAAGACGAAGAATCTGACGAAGACATGGGCTTTGGGTTGTTTGACTAG
- the LOC134197191 gene encoding T-complex protein 1 subunit zeta-like, translated as MAAIKSLNPKAEVARAAQALQVNINGARGLQEVLKSNLGPKGTLKMLVSGAGDIKLTKDGNVLLHEMQIQHPTASLIAKVATAQDDVTGDGTTSLVLIIGELLRQADSFVAEGLHPRIVVEGFEQAKAKALEAMESLKVPCKADRGTLVEVAQTSLRTKISQQTADILAESIVDAVLAIRKSDEPVDLHMVEIMQMQHKTDTETKLVKGIVMDHGARHPNMKKSVTDAFILTCNVSLEYEKSEVNAGFFYKSAEEREKLVAAERDFTDERVKKIIALKKSVCEGTDKGFVVVNQKGIDPISLTMLAKEGIVALRRAKRRNMERIPLACGGYAVNSVDDLTSDCLGKAGSVYEHTLGEEKFTFIEDIPNPQSVTILLRGPNKHTLTQLKDAVHDGLRAVKNAISDGFLLPGAGAFEVAVHAALTEFKTSVKGRARLGVQAYADALLVIPKVLAQNSGFDPQETLVKLQEEHKESGQPVGVDVSTGEALVPADAGIWDNYCVKKQIINSSTVISTNLLLVDEIMRAGMSSLKG; from the exons ATGGCTGCTATCAAGTCGCTCAATCCAAAAGCTGAAGTTGCAAGAGCTGCTCAGGCTTTGCAAGTTAACATCAATGGAGCAAGAGGACTTCAAGAAGTACTTAAATCTAACTTGGGGCCGAAAGGAACGCTGAAAAT GCTTGTTTCTGGTGCTGGAGACATAAAGCTAACAAAGGATGGAAACGTTCTACTTCATGAAATG cAAATCCAGCATCCTACAGCTTCTCTGATAGCTAAGGTAGCAACAGCTCAAGATGATGTTACTGGAGATGGAACTACATCACTTGTTCTTATTATTGGAGAGCTTCTTAGGCAG GCGGACTCCTTTGTCGCTGAG GGTCTTCACCCTAGGATTGTTGTTGAAGGATTTGAACAAGCAAAAGCTAAGGCATTAGAG GCGATGGAGTCATTGAAAGTGCCATGTAAGGCAGACAGAGGAACTTTGGTCGAAGTGGCACAGACATCGTTGAGAACAAAGATTTCGCAACAAACAGCTGACATTCTAGCCGAG AGTATTGTAGATGCCGTTTTGGCTATAAGAAAATCTGACGAGCCGGTCGACTTGCATATGGTTGAGATCATGCAAATGCAACACAAGACTGACACCGAAACGAA GCTAGTGAAAGGTATTGTAATGGATCACGGAGCTCGCCATCCAAACATGAAGAAGAGTGTGACGGATGCATTTATTTTGACATGCAACGTGTCATTAGAGTACGAAAAGAG TGAGGTTAATGCCGGCTTCTTCTATAAGAGTgctgaagaaagagaaaagtTGGTGGCTGCTGAGAGAGACTTTACGGATGAGAGAGTGAAGAAAATCATTGCGCTGAAGAAATCAGTCTGTGAAGGAACGGATAAAGGATTTGTTGTTGTCAACCAGAAG GGTATTGATCCAATCTCACTTACTATGTTGGCCAAAGAGGGTATCGTGGCCCTCAGACGAGCAAAACGAAGAAATATGGAAAG GATTCCATTGGCCTGTGGTGGTTATGCAGTCAATTCAGTGGACGATCTCACTTCCGACTGTCTAGGGAAAGCTGGCTCGGTTTACGAGCACACGCTG GGAGAGGAAAAATTTACGTTTATTGAAGATATTCCGAATCCACAGTCTGTTACTATTCTTCTCAGAGGTCCGAATAAGCACACGCTCACGCAGCTAAAGGATGCCGTACACGATGGGTTGAGGGCTGTCAAGAATGCAATTTCGGATG GGTTTCTTTTACCAGGAGCAGGTGCGTTTGAAGTTGCTGTTCATGCAGCTCTCACTGAATTCAAGACTTCTGTGAAAGGCAGAGCCAGGCTGGGTGTACAG gCTTATGCTGATGCTTTACTTGTGATCCCAAAAGTCCTTGCTCAGAACTCAGGGTTTGATCCACAAGAGACCCTAGTGAAGTTGCAGGAAGAGCATAAAGAATCAGGGCAGCCTGTTGGAGTTGATGTGTCCACAG GTGAAGCATTAGTTCCTGCGGATGCTGGAATTTGGGACAACTATTGCGTGaagaaacaaataatcaaCTCTAG CACCGTAATCTCAACCAACTTGCTGTTAGTCGATGAGATCATGCGTGCAGGCATGTCATCATTGAAAGGATGA
- the LOC134182145 gene encoding tRNA dimethylallyltransferase-like produces the protein MRPPLVVVLGCTGTGKSRLAIELALRFRGELVSADSMQVYQGLDIVTNKVSAEQLQMCKHHFIGCVPTFHEYSVLEFRNAALPLIEKLRSTNVMPIVVGGTNYYIESLLWNILIDSPGEQQTLHQVEGKVLEPETSDLSLYQKLQHIDPEGAAKVHPNDTRRVERCLEVFQQYGRSKSEILSERKKGEASAGISQGGEMKFNDVTVLWIQCEYEVLDERLNTRVDEMVKMGLKNEIYQLHETAQQKGKELLPTKGIFQAIGYKEFQPYLKLLDETGQMTVDDDRLKETFTTCTNNLKRATRNYARKQTSWIRNRFLKRVGQAVPDVYALDSTDIDKWDSNVFQPAEKIIKSKLDDIPLPVSPLERIEGVEETWKHHICDVCGGRVVRSDHEWQIHLKSRVHRRCLKRMKKQGTREERVRDSVSSGSDHKVLLNMQ, from the coding sequence ATGAGACCACCGTTAGTGGTAGTGCTGGGATGTACAGGAACGGGAAAGTCTCGTTTGGCCATAGAACTTGCTTTACGATTTCGAGGCGAGTTAGTGAGCGCTGATTCGATGCAAGTGTATCAAGGACTGGACATTGTGACTAACAAAGTGTCTGCTGAGCAGCTGCAAATGTGTAAACACCATTTTATTGGTTGCGTCCCGACGTTCCACGAATATTCCGTGTTGGAATTTAGAAACGCAGCGCTTCCTCTCATTGAAAAGTTGAGGTCGACAAATGTAATGCCAATAGTTGTCGGAGGCACCAATTATTACATCGAGTCTCTTCTCTGGAACATTCTTATTGATAGTCCTGGAGAGCAACAAACCTTACATCAAGTCGAAGGAAAAGTGTTGGAACCGGAAACATCGGATCTGAGTTTGTATCAAAAGTTGCAACATATCGATCCAGAGGGAGCTGCTAAAGTGCATCCCAATGATACTAGAAGGGTAGAAAGATGCTTAGAGGTTTTTCAACAGTATGGCAGATCAAAGAGTGAAATTTTATCTGAACGTAAAAAAGGAGAAGCTAGTGCAGGCATATCACAGGGAGGTGAAATGAAGTTTAATGATGTTACCGTACTTTGGATACAGTGTGAATACGAAGTGTTGGATGAAAGGTTAAATACTCGTGTGGACGAGATGGTGAAGATGGGTCTAAAAAATGAGATTTATCAGCTGCACGAAACAGCACAACAGAAAGGAAAGGAACTTTTGCCAACAAAAGGAATATTTCAAGCAATTGGCTACAAGGAGTTTCAGCCCTACTTAAAGCTGTTGGATGAAACTGGACAGATGACAGTTGACGACGACAGATTGAAAGAAACATTTACAACGTGTACTAACAACTTGAAAAGAGCGACAAGAAACTATGCCCGAAAACAGACTTCATGGATTCGTAATCGGTTTTTGAAGCGAGTTGGTCAAGCCGTACCTGATGTGTATGCTCTAGATTCTACAGACATTGACAAGTGGGACAGCAATGTCTTTCAGCCTGCAGAGAAAATTATCAAATCAAAGCTTGATGATATACCTTTACCTGTATCACCACTAGAACGAATTGAAGGAGTCGAAGAAACTTGGAAGCACCACATTTGTGATGTCTGTGGTGGACGTGTCGTTCGCAGCGATCACGAATGGCAAATACACCTTAAATCACGAGTGCATCGACGTTGCTTGAAACGAATGAAAAAGCagggaacaagagaagaacgGGTAAGAGACAGTGTATCAAGTGGCAGTGATCACAAGGTGTTGCTCAATATGCAATGA